One window of the Eschrichtius robustus isolate mEscRob2 chromosome X, mEscRob2.pri, whole genome shotgun sequence genome contains the following:
- the RTL3 gene encoding retrotransposon Gag-like protein 3 isoform X1 — MVEDLAASYIALKLENEILQAQVQRLMEENAALQSQIPELQKPQAAKEDEPLQKPSEAQETQRPPETLDFPAALEPQELPEVKEPQKPRETQDLPSWEPSAAQEPQKSLEPPADPEFLESPATQDPQAPPMVHELTGAWISHKPSEAKEPQKLPMAQEVQKPAEFKEVQEPPDTQDAPAGQGTQNSELQDPPNAQELQEAPKCQDTSTHVESLEFLAPQELQDPSDAQEFLGLLTPKESLDGLTAAETSAASEFPQSSNELEAEAFPLEYPLAFNGDAQKLPEFLVQLNSYMRVRGHLYPTEAALVSFVGNRFSGEAGKWFQPLVDIQSPLLEQFESFIQVLQDTFDNPENMEDANHRIRKLCQGEDHVHQYATHFHIIAQELNWDESTLCIQFQEGLASSIRDELSRTNPATNLSDLITQCITLEEKLSGKPDLSPQEASPSQEKAGFDSSPDENQPVQASSNRPHLSEAERARRREGHLCLYCGYPGHFARDCPVKPHRAQQAGNIEARR; from the coding sequence ATGGTGGAGGACTTAGCAGCCTCCTATATTGCTCTGAAATTGGAGAATGAAATTCTGCAGGCTCAAGTGCAGCGGCTGATGGAGGAAAATGCTGCCTTGCAGTCCCAGATCCCAGAGCTCCAGAAGCCCCAAGCAGCCAAAGAGGATGAACCACTCCAGAAGCCCTCAGAGGCCCAGGAGACCCAGAGACCCCCAGAGACCCTGGATTTCCCAGCAGCCTTGGAACCCCAAGAGCTCCCAGAGGTCAAGGAGCCCCAGAAGCCCAGAGAGACTCAGGACCTCCCATCCTGGGAGCCCTCAGCAGCCCAGGAGCCCCAAAAATCCTTGGAGCCCCCAGCAGATCCAGAGTTTCTGGAGTCCCCAGCAACCCAGGATCCCCAGGCACCTCCAATGGTCCACGAGCTCACAGGAGCCTGGATATCCCATAAGCCCTCAGAGGCCAAGGAGCCTCAGAAGCTCCCAATGGCCCAGGAGGTCCAGAAGCCTGCAGAATTCAAGGAGGTTCAGGAGCCCCCAGATACCCAGGATGCCCCAGCAGGCCAGGGGACCCAGAATTCAGAGCTCCAGGATCCCCCAAATGCCCAGGAGCTCCAGGAGGCACCAAAATGCCAGGACACCTCAACACACGTGGAGTCCCTTGAGTTTCTTGCCCCCCAGGAGCTCCAGGATCCTTCAGATGCCCAGGAGTTCCTAGGACTCTTAACACCCAAGGAGTCCCTGGACGGCCTAACAGCTGCTGAAACATCAGCAGCTTCAGAGTTTCCACAGTCTTCCAATGAGTTAGAGGCTGAAGCTTTCCCTCTAGAATACCCTTTAGCCTTCAATGGGGATGCCCAGAAGCTTCCTGAGTTTCTGGTTCAATTGAATAGTTACATGAGAGTCAGAGGGCACCTGTATCCCACCGAAGCGGCTCTGGTAAGCTTTGTTGGCAACCGCTTCTCAGGTGAAGCAGGAAAGTGGTTCCAGCCCTTAGTAGATATCCAAAGCCCCTTGCTGGAGCAATTTGAAAGTTTCATACAAGTGCTCCAGGATACCTTTGACAATCCAGAAAACATGGAAGATGCCAACCACCGCATCCGTAAGCTCTGCCAAGGGGAGGACCATGTCCACCAGTATGCGACCCACTTCCACATCATTGCTCAGGAGCTAAACTGGGATGAAAGCACCCTCTGCATCCAATTTCAGGAAGGGCTTGCCAGTTCTATCCGAGATGAACTGTCTCGCACAAACCCAGCCACCAACCTATCTGATCTGATCACCCAATGCATCACCCTAGAAGAGAAGTTAAGTGGTAAGCCTGATCTAAGTCCACAAGAGGCAAGTCCCTCTCAGGAGAAAGCTGGGTTTGATAGTTCACCAGATGAAAACCAGCCTGTGCAGGCTTCAAGCAATCGGCCACACCTCAGTGAAGCCGAACGAGCCCGCCGCCGTGA
- the RTL3 gene encoding retrotransposon Gag-like protein 3 isoform X2 produces the protein MVEDLAASYIALKLENEILQAQVQRLMEENAALQSQIPELQKPQAAKEDEPLQKPSEAQETQRPPETLDFPAALEPQELPEVKEPQKPRETQDLPSWEPSAAQEPQKSLEPPADPEFLESPATQDPQAPPMVHELTGVQEPPDTQDAPAGQGTQNSELQDPPNAQELQEAPKCQDTSTHVESLEFLAPQELQDPSDAQEFLGLLTPKESLDGLTAAETSAASEFPQSSNELEAEAFPLEYPLAFNGDAQKLPEFLVQLNSYMRVRGHLYPTEAALVSFVGNRFSGEAGKWFQPLVDIQSPLLEQFESFIQVLQDTFDNPENMEDANHRIRKLCQGEDHVHQYATHFHIIAQELNWDESTLCIQFQEGLASSIRDELSRTNPATNLSDLITQCITLEEKLSGKPDLSPQEASPSQEKAGFDSSPDENQPVQASSNRPHLSEAERARRREGHLCLYCGYPGHFARDCPVKPHRAQQAGNIEARR, from the exons ATGGTGGAGGACTTAGCAGCCTCCTATATTGCTCTGAAATTGGAGAATGAAATTCTGCAGGCTCAAGTGCAGCGGCTGATGGAGGAAAATGCTGCCTTGCAGTCCCAGATCCCAGAGCTCCAGAAGCCCCAAGCAGCCAAAGAGGATGAACCACTCCAGAAGCCCTCAGAGGCCCAGGAGACCCAGAGACCCCCAGAGACCCTGGATTTCCCAGCAGCCTTGGAACCCCAAGAGCTCCCAGAGGTCAAGGAGCCCCAGAAGCCCAGAGAGACTCAGGACCTCCCATCCTGGGAGCCCTCAGCAGCCCAGGAGCCCCAAAAATCCTTGGAGCCCCCAGCAGATCCAGAGTTTCTGGAGTCCCCAGCAACCCAGGATCCCCAGGCACCTCCAATGGTCCACGAGCTCACAGGA GTTCAGGAGCCCCCAGATACCCAGGATGCCCCAGCAGGCCAGGGGACCCAGAATTCAGAGCTCCAGGATCCCCCAAATGCCCAGGAGCTCCAGGAGGCACCAAAATGCCAGGACACCTCAACACACGTGGAGTCCCTTGAGTTTCTTGCCCCCCAGGAGCTCCAGGATCCTTCAGATGCCCAGGAGTTCCTAGGACTCTTAACACCCAAGGAGTCCCTGGACGGCCTAACAGCTGCTGAAACATCAGCAGCTTCAGAGTTTCCACAGTCTTCCAATGAGTTAGAGGCTGAAGCTTTCCCTCTAGAATACCCTTTAGCCTTCAATGGGGATGCCCAGAAGCTTCCTGAGTTTCTGGTTCAATTGAATAGTTACATGAGAGTCAGAGGGCACCTGTATCCCACCGAAGCGGCTCTGGTAAGCTTTGTTGGCAACCGCTTCTCAGGTGAAGCAGGAAAGTGGTTCCAGCCCTTAGTAGATATCCAAAGCCCCTTGCTGGAGCAATTTGAAAGTTTCATACAAGTGCTCCAGGATACCTTTGACAATCCAGAAAACATGGAAGATGCCAACCACCGCATCCGTAAGCTCTGCCAAGGGGAGGACCATGTCCACCAGTATGCGACCCACTTCCACATCATTGCTCAGGAGCTAAACTGGGATGAAAGCACCCTCTGCATCCAATTTCAGGAAGGGCTTGCCAGTTCTATCCGAGATGAACTGTCTCGCACAAACCCAGCCACCAACCTATCTGATCTGATCACCCAATGCATCACCCTAGAAGAGAAGTTAAGTGGTAAGCCTGATCTAAGTCCACAAGAGGCAAGTCCCTCTCAGGAGAAAGCTGGGTTTGATAGTTCACCAGATGAAAACCAGCCTGTGCAGGCTTCAAGCAATCGGCCACACCTCAGTGAAGCCGAACGAGCCCGCCGCCGTGA